A stretch of Streptomyces vietnamensis DNA encodes these proteins:
- a CDS encoding APC family permease has protein sequence MPTRNSTSTPQGSLDAGAMGTADIVFFVLGGVAPMGVSVAWLPLAIALGNGPGAAGTYLIAGVILALFSVGYVRMSRRIANVGGFYIFAREGLGRRAGGATAYVALLAYNAATIGIFGSFAYFSSHVFTELLGTPVPWQLSASVGFVIVAVLSYFEVTTSAKVLGVALVAEVLTLLGLDAAILIERGFKGFSLEVFEPSVVLGSGFGVSLMFAFGSFVGFEATALYGEEARNPRRSVPRATYISLTVITVFYLLTTWAAISATGVDHAQSATKADPENYIFDVSTNLLGQGYTEIMGILVMTSLFAAFLAFHFSTSRYHVALARDGLLPQSMARIHPKHGSPVTASAWQLGLLVLTTCGFTLAGQHPYLGMSISLFGLGVLGIVLLQGIAAVSIVGFFLRRHHRQDESIWGTLMSPALGALGLVGGLVLMIDNYSTLTGTSTTWVNALPWALPAAAVIGAFAAGRSRITTAEEEDRVGVTALHTTKAPMPE, from the coding sequence ATGCCGACGCGCAACTCCACCAGCACCCCCCAAGGCAGTCTCGACGCGGGCGCCATGGGCACCGCCGACATCGTCTTTTTCGTCCTTGGCGGCGTGGCCCCCATGGGGGTCTCGGTGGCCTGGCTTCCGCTCGCGATAGCACTGGGCAACGGCCCGGGTGCAGCCGGCACGTACTTGATCGCGGGCGTCATCCTGGCGCTGTTCAGCGTCGGCTACGTACGCATGAGCCGGCGGATCGCCAATGTGGGCGGCTTCTACATCTTCGCCCGGGAGGGTCTGGGCCGCCGAGCCGGTGGCGCCACGGCGTACGTCGCGCTGCTGGCCTACAACGCCGCCACGATCGGTATCTTCGGCAGCTTCGCCTACTTCAGCAGCCACGTCTTCACCGAACTGCTGGGGACACCGGTGCCATGGCAGCTGTCCGCCTCGGTCGGATTCGTCATCGTCGCGGTGCTGTCCTACTTCGAGGTCACGACGAGTGCCAAGGTTCTCGGTGTGGCGCTCGTCGCCGAGGTGCTGACGCTGCTCGGCCTCGACGCCGCGATTCTGATCGAGCGCGGGTTCAAGGGCTTCTCCCTCGAAGTCTTCGAACCGAGCGTCGTGCTCGGCAGCGGGTTCGGAGTCAGCCTGATGTTCGCGTTCGGCTCGTTCGTCGGCTTCGAGGCCACCGCGCTGTACGGGGAGGAAGCACGCAACCCGCGCCGCTCCGTGCCCCGGGCCACGTACATATCCCTGACCGTCATCACCGTCTTCTACCTGCTCACCACCTGGGCCGCAATCTCGGCGACCGGGGTCGATCATGCGCAAAGCGCCACCAAGGCCGACCCGGAGAACTACATCTTCGATGTCAGCACGAACCTGCTCGGGCAGGGCTACACCGAGATCATGGGGATCCTGGTGATGACCAGCCTGTTCGCAGCCTTCCTGGCTTTCCACTTCAGCACTTCCCGCTACCACGTGGCCCTTGCCCGGGACGGCCTGCTGCCGCAATCCATGGCCCGGATTCACCCCAAGCACGGCTCTCCTGTGACGGCCAGCGCATGGCAGCTCGGCCTGCTCGTCCTGACGACCTGCGGCTTCACCCTCGCGGGCCAGCACCCCTACTTGGGCATGAGCATCAGCCTGTTCGGCCTCGGCGTGCTCGGCATCGTCCTCCTGCAAGGCATCGCTGCCGTTTCGATCGTCGGATTCTTCCTCCGCCGCCACCACCGGCAGGACGAGTCCATATGGGGCACCCTCATGTCTCCGGCACTTGGCGCCCTCGGACTCGTCGGCGGACTGGTCCTGATGATCGACAACTACTCGACGCTCACCGGCACCAGCACCACCTGGGTGAACGCCCTCCCCTGGGCTCTTCCCGCTGCCGCCGTGATCGGCGCGTTCGCGGCAGGTCGCTCGAGAATCACTACGGCCGAAGAAGAGGACAGGGTGGGAGTGACCGCCCTGCACACGACGAAGGCACCCATGCCTGAGTAG
- a CDS encoding MFS transporter yields MAAATPSPTPPGSLKRIVAASLIGTTIEWYDFFLYGSAAALVFNKLFFPESDPLVGTLLSFLTYAVGFAARPLGALVFGHYGDRLGRKKLLVLSLLMMGGATFAIGLLPTHATVGSAAPVLLTTLRLVQGFALGGEWGGAVLLVSEHGDAKRRGFWASWPQTGAPAGQLLATGVLSALTALLSDAAFASWGWRVPFLLSGVLVVVGLWIRLSVDESPVFKAALAAAEERKAVAGQVEKMPLVAVLRHHWRDVLIAMGARMAENISYYVITAFILVYATTQVGLSKQTALNAVLIASAVHFAVIPAWGALSDRIGRRPVYLIGAVGVGAWMFPFFLLIDHGSFGALLLAVTVGLVLHGAMYAPQAAFFSEMFATRMRYSGASIGAQFSSVAAGAPAPLIATALLADYGSSTPIALYVIAAALLTVVAIVCARETRERDLGEIAEDAPQATAPVRADV; encoded by the coding sequence ATGGCCGCCGCAACTCCCTCCCCCACACCACCCGGTTCCCTCAAGCGCATCGTCGCCGCCAGCCTCATCGGCACGACCATCGAGTGGTACGACTTCTTCCTGTACGGGTCGGCCGCCGCGCTGGTGTTCAACAAGCTGTTCTTCCCCGAGTCCGATCCGCTGGTCGGGACGCTGCTGTCGTTCCTGACCTATGCGGTCGGGTTCGCCGCGCGGCCGCTCGGCGCGCTGGTCTTCGGGCACTACGGGGACCGGCTCGGGCGGAAGAAGCTGCTGGTCCTGAGCCTGCTGATGATGGGTGGGGCGACGTTCGCGATCGGGCTGCTGCCGACGCACGCGACCGTCGGCTCCGCCGCTCCCGTCCTGCTCACGACGCTCCGCCTGGTGCAGGGCTTCGCGCTCGGCGGCGAGTGGGGCGGGGCCGTGCTGCTCGTGTCCGAGCACGGGGACGCGAAGCGGCGCGGGTTCTGGGCCTCGTGGCCGCAGACCGGGGCGCCCGCCGGGCAGTTGCTCGCGACCGGTGTGCTGTCCGCGCTGACCGCGCTGCTCTCGGACGCCGCCTTCGCCTCCTGGGGCTGGCGCGTCCCGTTCCTGCTCTCCGGCGTCCTGGTGGTCGTCGGCCTGTGGATCCGGCTGTCGGTCGACGAGTCGCCCGTGTTCAAGGCGGCGCTCGCCGCCGCCGAGGAGCGCAAGGCGGTCGCCGGGCAGGTCGAGAAGATGCCGCTGGTCGCGGTGTTGCGGCACCACTGGCGGGACGTGCTGATCGCGATGGGCGCCCGCATGGCGGAGAACATCTCGTACTACGTGATCACCGCGTTCATCCTCGTGTACGCGACCACCCAGGTCGGCCTGAGCAAGCAGACCGCCCTGAACGCCGTCCTCATCGCCTCTGCCGTCCACTTCGCCGTCATCCCCGCCTGGGGCGCGCTCTCCGACCGGATCGGCCGTCGGCCGGTCTACCTGATCGGCGCGGTCGGCGTCGGCGCCTGGATGTTCCCGTTCTTCCTGCTGATCGACCACGGAAGCTTCGGCGCGCTGCTGCTCGCCGTCACCGTCGGTCTGGTCCTGCACGGGGCGATGTACGCGCCGCAGGCGGCCTTCTTCTCGGAGATGTTCGCGACCCGGATGCGCTACTCCGGCGCCTCCATCGGCGCCCAGTTCTCCTCCGTGGCCGCCGGCGCGCCCGCGCCGCTCATCGCGACCGCGCTCCTCGCCGACTACGGCTCCTCGACGCCGATCGCCCTGTACGTGATCGCCGCCGCGCTGCTCACCGTCGTCGCGATCGTCTGCGCCCGCGAGACCCGCGAGCGCGACCTCGGCGAGATCGCCGAGGACGCCCCGCAGGCCACTGCCCCGGTCCGCGCCGACGTCTGA